One genomic region from Terriglobus aquaticus encodes:
- a CDS encoding response regulator — MNREPLLLVEDDATTREVLTLLLELDGWEVSAAESGEIALQMLGKGETAPDLILCDLRLPGIQGAPLADALREVAPNAGRFAMSASEASAAERVAYDVVLQKPLAPADVRAAWEQWRAGASSGSRRVGMAQSGASTTREENDLAVIAPATLLKLEQQMGARAKDLYAFALADAGDRLKRLQTSLSQGDDGTFRKEAHALKGSAGMIGAQRLAALAAIAETTPVVSSGGSLDETVRQMYLACEEIRLMLETLFPI; from the coding sequence GTGAACCGTGAGCCATTGCTACTGGTGGAAGATGACGCAACGACGCGCGAGGTGCTGACCTTGCTGCTGGAGTTGGACGGCTGGGAGGTAAGCGCGGCCGAGAGCGGTGAGATAGCTCTGCAGATGTTGGGCAAGGGCGAGACTGCTCCGGACCTGATCCTGTGTGACCTGCGCCTGCCTGGCATCCAAGGGGCGCCGCTTGCGGATGCACTCCGAGAGGTAGCACCGAATGCCGGCCGCTTCGCCATGTCCGCGTCTGAAGCGAGTGCGGCAGAGCGAGTGGCGTACGATGTCGTCCTGCAGAAACCATTGGCGCCAGCGGACGTGCGTGCGGCGTGGGAGCAATGGCGAGCCGGCGCTTCAAGCGGCTCGCGCAGAGTGGGGATGGCGCAATCAGGCGCGTCCACGACGCGAGAAGAAAACGATCTCGCCGTGATCGCGCCGGCAACCCTGTTGAAGCTCGAACAGCAGATGGGCGCGCGAGCCAAAGACCTGTATGCCTTTGCCTTGGCGGACGCGGGCGATCGGCTGAAACGACTGCAGACGAGTCTCAGCCAGGGCGACGACGGTACCTTCCGCAAGGAGGCTCACGCGCTGAAAGGTTCTGCCGGCATGATCGGCGCTCAACGCCTGGCCGCCCTTGCCGCAATTGCAGAAACTACACCCGTGGTGTCCTCCGGAGGTTCATTGGACGAAACAGTGCGACAGATGTACCTTGCGTGTGAAGAGATTCGCCTTATGCTGGAAACATTGTTCCCAATTTAG